Proteins encoded within one genomic window of Acidithiobacillus sp. AMEEHan:
- a CDS encoding CPXCG motif-containing cysteine-rich protein → MANPLEYIEIQCPYCGESFSVEIDVSAGDQSYIEDCRVCCAPAELQVRIDGDGEISEILVSAANT, encoded by the coding sequence TTGGCGAATCCGCTGGAGTACATCGAGATTCAATGCCCTTACTGCGGGGAGTCGTTCAGCGTGGAAATTGATGTATCCGCTGGAGACCAAAGCTACATCGAAGACTGCCGGGTCTGTTGCGCCCCGGCAGAACTGCAGGTCCGGATCGATGGGGACGGGGAAATCTCGGAAATTCTGGTCAGTGCCGCCAATACCTGA
- a CDS encoding type II toxin-antitoxin system PemK/MazF family toxin, with protein sequence MIRRRIPSPGDIYWINPNPTAGSEIRDRHHFVVITPQAINCLGLVTCVPIRSGAHHARQNGLTVAITGHDTTGVAICNQMRSFDLVARAKDVQYIETLDPQTVREILNRVTSIIDPA encoded by the coding sequence TTGATTCGCCGACGGATCCCATCCCCCGGCGATATCTATTGGATCAATCCCAACCCAACGGCAGGGAGTGAAATCCGCGACCGGCATCACTTCGTTGTCATCACCCCGCAGGCAATCAATTGCTTAGGCCTGGTCACCTGTGTGCCAATTCGTAGTGGAGCACATCACGCACGGCAAAACGGCCTAACCGTGGCCATCACGGGACATGACACTACCGGAGTGGCCATCTGCAATCAGATGCGTAGCTTCGACCTCGTCGCGCGCGCGAAGGATGTCCAGTATATCGAAACCTTGGATCCACAGACCGTGCGCGAAATTCTCAATCGCGTGACGAGCATCATCGATCCGGCGTGA
- a CDS encoding HesA/MoeB/ThiF family protein, whose product MNPELDDTGLLRYARQILLPEIDVAGQQRLRRARVLVIGMGGLGCPAALYLAGAGVGTLGICDPDLVSLSNLARQILYTEADLDRPKVSAAAEHLRAHNASVECIAYPQAATSEFLANVLANYDLVLDCSDNFSTRHAVNRACLAARKPLVSAAAIRWSGQLAVFDFRLPDAPCYACLYPQGGADEEDRCATLGVIGPLTGILGSMQALEAIRLLLGLASPVTGKLLLVDAIDLAFRTISLQKDPQCPVCTSA is encoded by the coding sequence ATGAACCCTGAGCTCGATGATACCGGACTGCTGCGCTACGCGCGGCAGATCCTGCTGCCCGAGATCGATGTGGCGGGCCAGCAGCGCCTGAGGCGGGCGCGGGTACTGGTCATCGGTATGGGTGGCCTGGGCTGCCCGGCAGCACTCTATTTGGCCGGGGCCGGCGTTGGCACCCTTGGCATCTGCGACCCGGATCTGGTTTCGTTGAGTAACCTGGCGCGACAGATTTTATACACCGAGGCCGATCTCGACCGTCCGAAGGTAAGCGCCGCGGCAGAGCATCTTCGCGCCCACAACGCGAGCGTCGAGTGCATTGCCTACCCGCAGGCCGCGACATCGGAATTTCTTGCCAACGTGCTGGCTAACTATGATCTCGTACTCGACTGCAGCGACAATTTTTCCACGCGGCACGCGGTAAACCGCGCGTGTCTGGCAGCACGAAAGCCCTTGGTCAGCGCTGCCGCCATCCGCTGGAGCGGACAGTTGGCGGTCTTCGATTTTCGTCTGCCGGATGCCCCTTGCTACGCCTGCCTCTACCCCCAGGGCGGCGCTGACGAGGAGGATCGCTGCGCCACCCTTGGCGTCATCGGCCCCCTCACCGGCATACTCGGCAGTATGCAGGCGCTGGAGGCCATCCGTCTGTTGCTGGGCCTCGCCTCTCCCGTTACCGGCAAGCTGCTGCTGGTGGATGCCATCGATCTGGCTTTTCGCACGATTTCCCTGCAAAAGGATCCGCAATGTCCGGTCTGCACAAGCGCCTGA
- a CDS encoding ABC transporter permease: MKDWRIPWRAAVWLPLRAHPGASLLAVLGIALGVALGLAIALINVQAVDNVTGGLRRLAGQADLLLTRPGGSLPQGWYPRLARAPGVEVAAPELRVSAYTATGETLPVWGIDAFQSLALGQPLIPLPLRNPFSLFDPSHLVLDQTALQALHTHSGDTVSLRVAGVERQFRVIGSIPDPVPGQALAITDIASAQWLWGEEGKLSQVALRLAPGVDPGQFAAHWSPLLPSGAVLRTPKEAGSVAARASLAYRVNLLVLSLVALFTGAFLVYTTLAFSAVRQRRSLAILRVLGLREREILIASQLQGLVLGIPGALLGVPLGIFAAQTALAQLGGNLGAGYFSDTGSLLTARPGLWAGFALAGLAAALFGAFWPAWSSRHLAIVRILSEGSEEEGGGGHFGPGIILLLIAAIAALLPAWGGIPYAAYVGIALLLLASLFLLPGLLALLARILPLPSGPLAGLTGAQLRGNPGRASRSLAAIVVAFSLVVAMAVMVGSFRDSVASWLRDILQADVYVQAGSSDQALLPVGAGKTLCQLPGVRSCSPLRRTELALLPGRPPVVVLARGMNPQHPGRTLEILHSAPPDPHGPPPIWISEILAGLSHWRVGQVIDLPLGKKAEKVRIAGIYRDYAYQEGAISLPLDSYRRWTGDDRLNGVALWLQPGVSTSAVVGELQRRYPESRGWQIATPGEILHRSLEIFDQSFAATYALEAVAIIIGLLGISNGFGAQTLLRRQEFALLRCLGLRRRDVLRLLLGEGFVLSVFGILLGSGLGLLISLILIKRVNPLSFHWQMGFHLPLLQLGLLAVVLLFASLLTMLWSARSVMGKQTVLLHDE, from the coding sequence ATGAAAGATTGGCGCATTCCCTGGCGCGCCGCTGTCTGGCTACCCCTGCGCGCCCATCCTGGCGCGTCCCTGCTCGCCGTGCTCGGCATCGCCCTGGGCGTTGCCCTGGGGCTTGCCATCGCGTTGATCAACGTGCAGGCGGTGGACAATGTCACCGGCGGATTGCGCCGCTTGGCGGGACAGGCAGACCTCCTGCTCACCCGTCCCGGCGGCAGTCTGCCGCAAGGCTGGTATCCACGCCTGGCACGGGCGCCCGGGGTGGAAGTCGCGGCACCCGAGTTGCGGGTCAGCGCCTACACCGCGACGGGGGAGACCCTACCCGTTTGGGGCATCGATGCCTTCCAGAGCCTCGCCTTGGGCCAGCCCCTGATACCGCTGCCGCTGCGCAATCCCTTCAGTCTCTTCGATCCCTCCCATTTGGTCCTCGACCAGACGGCACTGCAAGCGCTGCATACCCATAGCGGCGACACGGTCTCCCTGCGCGTGGCCGGGGTGGAGCGGCAATTTCGCGTCATCGGCAGCATTCCCGATCCCGTTCCCGGACAGGCCCTGGCCATTACCGATATTGCCAGTGCGCAATGGCTTTGGGGCGAGGAAGGAAAGCTCTCGCAAGTCGCCCTACGCCTCGCTCCCGGGGTCGATCCTGGGCAATTTGCCGCCCATTGGTCGCCCCTGCTTCCCTCTGGTGCCGTCCTGCGGACGCCAAAAGAGGCGGGCTCCGTGGCCGCCCGTGCCTCCCTCGCCTACCGCGTCAATCTCTTGGTCCTGTCTTTGGTTGCCCTCTTTACCGGCGCCTTTCTCGTCTACACCACTCTGGCCTTCAGCGCCGTGCGTCAGCGCCGGAGCCTCGCCATCCTGCGGGTGCTGGGGCTGCGAGAGAGAGAAATCCTCATCGCCAGCCAACTGCAGGGGCTGGTGCTGGGAATCCCCGGGGCACTGCTGGGGGTGCCGCTGGGAATTTTTGCGGCGCAGACGGCCCTGGCTCAATTGGGAGGGAACCTGGGCGCGGGTTATTTTTCCGATACCGGATCGCTGCTGACGGCGCGGCCCGGACTTTGGGCCGGCTTTGCCCTGGCAGGACTGGCGGCGGCACTCTTCGGTGCGTTCTGGCCGGCGTGGAGCAGTCGTCATCTCGCCATCGTGCGCATCCTGTCCGAGGGCAGCGAGGAGGAAGGCGGAGGCGGTCACTTCGGTCCCGGGATTATCCTACTACTGATCGCGGCTATTGCGGCCTTGCTGCCCGCCTGGGGCGGTATTCCCTACGCCGCCTACGTCGGCATCGCCCTGCTCCTGCTGGCGAGCCTGTTTTTGCTGCCCGGTCTCTTGGCCCTGCTCGCACGCATTCTTCCTCTTCCCAGCGGGCCCCTGGCCGGCCTGACCGGCGCCCAGTTGCGCGGCAACCCCGGTCGGGCCAGTCGCAGTCTTGCTGCCATCGTCGTCGCCTTCAGCCTGGTGGTGGCCATGGCGGTAATGGTGGGGTCTTTTCGTGATTCCGTTGCCAGCTGGCTGCGCGACATCCTGCAAGCCGATGTCTATGTGCAGGCGGGCAGCAGCGACCAAGCATTGTTGCCGGTCGGTGCCGGGAAAACCCTCTGCCAGCTCCCCGGGGTACGCAGCTGCTCGCCCCTGCGGCGGACGGAACTCGCCTTGCTGCCGGGGCGGCCCCCCGTCGTCGTCCTGGCGCGGGGTATGAATCCGCAACACCCCGGTCGCACCCTCGAGATCCTCCACTCCGCCCCGCCTGATCCCCACGGACCCCCGCCCATCTGGATCTCCGAGATCCTCGCCGGGCTGAGTCATTGGCGTGTTGGCCAAGTGATCGATCTGCCTCTCGGCAAAAAGGCGGAGAAAGTGCGGATTGCCGGGATCTACCGCGACTATGCCTATCAGGAAGGGGCCATTTCCCTGCCCCTCGATAGCTACCGGCGCTGGACCGGCGATGATCGCCTCAATGGGGTCGCCCTCTGGCTGCAGCCGGGAGTCAGCACGTCTGCCGTCGTCGGCGAATTGCAGCGACGTTACCCCGAAAGTCGGGGCTGGCAGATTGCCACCCCCGGCGAGATCCTCCACCGCAGTCTGGAAATTTTCGATCAGAGCTTTGCCGCCACCTATGCCCTTGAGGCCGTCGCCATCATCATCGGACTACTGGGAATCAGCAATGGTTTTGGCGCCCAAACCCTGCTGCGGCGCCAGGAGTTTGCCCTGCTGCGCTGCCTGGGCCTGCGCCGGCGTGACGTTCTGCGCCTGCTGCTGGGCGAGGGCTTTGTACTCTCCGTTTTCGGGATACTGCTGGGGAGCGGTCTGGGCTTGCTGATCAGCCTGATTTTGATCAAGCGGGTGAATCCCCTCTCCTTCCATTGGCAGATGGGCTTTCATCTTCCCTTGCTGCAGCTCGGCCTCCTCGCTGTCGTCCTCCTCTTCGCCAGTCTCTTGACGATGCTGTGGTCGGCGCGCTCGGTCATGGGCAAGCAGACGGTGCTCCTGCATGACGAGTAA
- a CDS encoding ATP-binding cassette domain-containing protein translates to MNTVIRCSNLGTRFGNRWIHRHLDLEVRAGEVLAIVGGSGSGKTTLLRSIIGLIPIAEGSIEIFGQSLDLLDSKAGRALRQRWGVLFQSGALFSALTVFENIAFPLREWGGFRKEDICALVALKLQMVGLRPEDADKLPAELSGGMVKRVALARALALDAEILLLDEPTSGLDPIAAADFDRLLRQIQADIGLTVVMISHDLESIAATADRVAVLSGGKVLSIGPLLEVAQVDDPYVRDFFHGSRGEHLLEGLAK, encoded by the coding sequence ATGAACACGGTCATTCGCTGTAGCAATCTGGGCACCCGTTTTGGCAATCGCTGGATTCATCGTCATCTGGACCTGGAAGTGCGGGCCGGCGAGGTCCTCGCCATCGTTGGCGGCAGCGGCAGCGGCAAGACCACACTGCTGCGCAGCATCATCGGCCTCATTCCCATTGCCGAGGGCAGTATCGAGATCTTCGGGCAATCCCTCGATCTTCTCGATAGCAAAGCCGGTCGTGCCTTGCGCCAGCGCTGGGGAGTGCTGTTCCAGTCGGGCGCGCTGTTCAGTGCGCTGACGGTTTTTGAAAACATCGCCTTTCCCTTGCGGGAATGGGGCGGCTTTCGCAAAGAGGACATCTGTGCCCTGGTGGCGCTCAAGCTGCAGATGGTCGGCTTGCGGCCAGAGGATGCAGACAAATTGCCTGCCGAGCTTTCCGGTGGCATGGTCAAGCGGGTGGCGCTGGCCCGCGCCCTGGCTCTGGATGCCGAGATCCTCTTGCTCGACGAGCCCACCTCTGGCCTCGACCCCATTGCCGCCGCCGATTTTGATCGCTTATTGCGGCAGATTCAGGCCGACATTGGGCTGACGGTGGTCATGATCAGCCACGACCTGGAAAGCATCGCCGCCACCGCCGACCGGGTGGCCGTACTCTCTGGCGGCAAGGTGCTCAGCATCGGCCCGCTACTGGAAGTCGCCCAGGTTGACGATCCCTACGTGCGCGACTTCTTCCACGGCAGCCGCGGCGAGCACCTCCTGGAGGGGCTCGCGAAGTAG
- a CDS encoding endonuclease/exonuclease/phosphatase family protein, which yields MATDTSSFLVATQNVQVGIGSHRQHHVVSHSWRYLLPHQQSLHNLREIAANLRGMDIVGLNEVDAGSFRSQYLNQAAFLAEQIGTTYWVQQRTRDWGDIAQHSNSLLSRWPLHEIERHAFQGTLKGRGLLRAIMEVEGRSVQVLITHLALAKHGRMRQVRQLLPFLQASLPTILLGDLNCGPEASELRLLRDEGGLQSPTHQPATFPSWSPQWQFDHILISEELQFAEVWTCAGQRSDHLPLMARLQWQDTAKNLGEADTTGILS from the coding sequence ATGGCGACTGACACATCGAGCTTTCTCGTAGCCACCCAAAACGTCCAGGTAGGTATCGGTTCGCACCGCCAGCACCATGTTGTCTCGCATAGTTGGCGTTATCTGCTGCCCCACCAGCAAAGCCTGCACAATCTGCGGGAGATCGCCGCCAACCTTCGCGGCATGGACATCGTCGGTCTCAATGAGGTGGATGCCGGATCTTTCCGCAGCCAGTATCTCAATCAGGCGGCATTCCTGGCAGAACAGATCGGCACCACCTACTGGGTCCAGCAACGCACACGCGACTGGGGCGACATTGCCCAGCACAGCAACAGTCTGCTGTCGCGTTGGCCATTGCACGAGATCGAACGTCACGCCTTTCAAGGCACCCTCAAGGGCCGCGGACTACTCCGGGCAATCATGGAAGTGGAAGGGCGTTCCGTGCAGGTCCTGATTACCCACCTCGCCCTGGCAAAGCATGGCCGCATGCGGCAAGTTCGTCAGCTTCTGCCCTTTCTGCAGGCTTCTCTACCGACCATATTGCTCGGCGACCTCAATTGCGGGCCGGAAGCCAGCGAGCTTCGTCTGTTGCGCGACGAGGGCGGCCTGCAATCGCCTACGCATCAACCGGCTACCTTTCCCAGCTGGTCACCGCAGTGGCAATTCGATCACATTCTGATCAGCGAGGAATTGCAGTTTGCGGAGGTCTGGACCTGCGCCGGGCAGCGCTCTGATCATCTCCCGTTGATGGCGCGTCTACAGTGGCAGGACACCGCTAAAAACTTGGGCGAAGCGGACACGACAGGCATACTGTCGTAA
- a CDS encoding lipocalin-like domain-containing protein yields MTSKLLAFFLCVLPGLGLAAVPPLRLPLLPTPKVEVSPKQPLQFPNAYGSHPQFPLEWWYVTGQLHTAAGATLGFQITFFRLRPPQVWDNPSAFNPRQIYFAQAAISDPHLGHLLTAQRIARGGMGLAGAKKDVTDVWIGDWRLRQLGNNYRAQMRSRDFSYDLDLQSTQAPLLEGPDGVSQKGPNPKNASYYYSIPQLRVRGTLQLEGKKEAVQGTAWLDHEWSAAYLPKQAVGWDWIGINLANGGALMLFQMRKADGHALWLEGTWRHADGRVQYLHGEQITLQPLQFWQSPKTGNRYPIAWKVQIPGLQFTLQPLMPNQEFVATRSTGSIYWEGAVRAVDDGKDIGSGYLELTGYGGRLQMGLGQSANAEPAGRGTDIQK; encoded by the coding sequence ATGACGAGTAAGCTCCTCGCATTTTTCCTCTGCGTCCTGCCGGGGCTCGGCCTTGCGGCCGTCCCTCCTCTTCGTCTGCCTCTGCTCCCCACCCCCAAGGTGGAGGTCAGCCCCAAGCAGCCCCTACAGTTTCCCAATGCCTATGGGAGTCATCCGCAATTTCCCCTCGAGTGGTGGTACGTCACCGGCCAATTGCATACTGCGGCGGGGGCAACACTAGGCTTCCAGATCACCTTTTTTCGCCTGCGGCCGCCCCAGGTCTGGGACAACCCCAGCGCTTTCAATCCACGGCAGATCTATTTTGCCCAGGCGGCCATCAGCGATCCGCACCTCGGCCATCTTCTCACCGCGCAACGCATTGCGCGTGGCGGGATGGGGCTCGCCGGGGCGAAAAAGGACGTGACCGATGTCTGGATAGGAGATTGGCGGCTGCGGCAACTCGGCAACAACTACCGGGCGCAGATGCGCTCCCGGGACTTTTCCTATGACCTGGATTTGCAAAGCACCCAGGCGCCGTTACTGGAAGGGCCGGACGGCGTCAGTCAGAAGGGACCGAACCCCAAAAATGCCAGCTATTACTACAGCATTCCGCAATTGCGCGTGCGCGGTACCCTGCAGCTCGAGGGCAAGAAGGAGGCGGTGCAGGGAACTGCCTGGCTCGATCATGAATGGTCCGCCGCTTACCTGCCCAAGCAAGCGGTGGGCTGGGACTGGATAGGCATCAATCTGGCGAATGGCGGGGCGCTGATGCTCTTTCAGATGCGCAAGGCGGATGGGCATGCGCTATGGCTGGAGGGGACCTGGCGCCATGCCGATGGCCGGGTGCAGTATCTCCATGGCGAACAAATTACGCTGCAGCCGCTGCAGTTCTGGCAATCGCCCAAGACCGGCAACCGCTACCCCATCGCCTGGAAGGTGCAGATCCCCGGCCTGCAGTTTACCCTGCAACCGCTGATGCCAAATCAGGAATTCGTCGCCACCCGCAGCACCGGCAGTATCTACTGGGAAGGCGCCGTCCGCGCCGTTGACGACGGCAAAGACATCGGCAGCGGTTATCTGGAGCTGACCGGTTATGGCGGACGCTTGCAGATGGGGCTGGGGCAAAGTGCCAATGCCGAACCCGCCGGCCGAGGCACGGATATCCAAAAATGA
- a CDS encoding ABC transporter permease: MSNESMRANPENFSSASWHLDTDTLRLEGCWTLAQLSRRLATIERELHRLGEGKAWDLDAIEKLDNLGALLIWRSMGRRFPEHLKIREQHRPLFERLAQTQPLRPRHRVPGVLALLDMLGAHILSVLADLWGLFLLWGNLLQEFFFALRRPAHFPWKEISATVVKTGPDSLPILTLIGFLIGIVITYQSAPTLAQYGANIYVISIAGISILREFGPMITAVIIAGRSGSAFTAQIGAMRVTQELDALQTFGVSPVQRLVLPKVIALAITMPLLVIWTDLVGLFGAMLVSNFSLNINPSFFLRELPVMVPSFNFWLGVIKGVLYGVLIAWVSGFHGLRVKANTNSLSRETTNSVVLSITLVIVIDAILAIIFADVGLSPS, encoded by the coding sequence ATGAGTAACGAGTCCATGCGCGCCAATCCCGAAAACTTCAGCTCTGCAAGCTGGCATCTCGATACCGATACCCTGCGCCTGGAGGGTTGCTGGACGCTCGCGCAGTTGTCGCGGCGTCTTGCCACGATTGAGCGAGAACTGCACCGCCTGGGAGAGGGAAAGGCTTGGGATCTGGACGCGATCGAAAAACTCGACAACCTCGGTGCCTTATTGATCTGGCGCAGTATGGGACGCCGGTTTCCCGAGCATCTCAAGATTCGGGAACAACACCGTCCATTGTTTGAGCGTCTGGCACAGACCCAACCCTTGCGTCCTCGGCATCGGGTTCCCGGCGTTCTCGCCCTTCTGGACATGCTGGGTGCCCACATCCTTTCCGTGCTTGCCGACCTGTGGGGGCTTTTTCTGCTTTGGGGCAATCTGCTGCAGGAGTTTTTCTTCGCCCTGCGCCGTCCAGCGCATTTCCCCTGGAAGGAGATCTCCGCCACCGTCGTCAAGACCGGCCCGGACTCGTTGCCGATCCTCACCCTCATCGGTTTCCTGATCGGCATCGTCATCACCTACCAGTCGGCCCCGACTCTCGCCCAGTACGGCGCCAACATCTACGTCATCAGCATTGCCGGCATCAGCATCCTGCGCGAATTCGGTCCCATGATCACCGCCGTCATCATCGCCGGGCGCTCGGGCTCGGCCTTTACCGCCCAGATTGGCGCCATGCGCGTGACCCAAGAGCTCGACGCCCTGCAAACCTTTGGCGTATCGCCAGTGCAGCGACTGGTGCTGCCCAAGGTCATCGCGCTGGCCATCACCATGCCATTGTTGGTGATCTGGACCGATCTGGTGGGACTCTTCGGTGCCATGCTGGTCTCCAATTTCAGCCTCAACATCAACCCGAGTTTTTTCCTCCGCGAACTGCCGGTAATGGTGCCCTCCTTCAATTTTTGGTTGGGGGTGATCAAAGGCGTGCTGTATGGCGTCCTGATCGCTTGGGTGAGCGGCTTCCACGGCCTGCGAGTCAAGGCCAACACCAACAGCCTGAGCCGGGAAACCACCAACTCCGTGGTGCTTTCCATCACCCTGGTGATCGTCATTGACGCCATCCTTGCCATCATTTTCGCCGACGTGGGGCTGTCGCCCTCATGA
- a CDS encoding AbrB family transcriptional regulator, with translation MLITKVRKQGGAAVVTLPADVLRQLDAGIGTEFSIAISQECIVLRPARVQRRRYSLDELLAGVTEEDMQALAQDSVVAREGAPVGRELI, from the coding sequence ATGCTGATTACCAAAGTTCGCAAGCAAGGAGGCGCGGCGGTGGTCACCCTTCCGGCCGATGTGCTGCGGCAGTTGGATGCCGGTATCGGCACGGAGTTCAGCATTGCCATATCTCAGGAATGCATCGTTCTGCGTCCGGCGCGCGTTCAACGACGGCGCTACAGCCTGGACGAACTGCTTGCCGGAGTCACCGAGGAAGACATGCAGGCCCTGGCTCAAGACAGCGTCGTGGCGAGGGAGGGGGCGCCGGTTGGGAGAGAGTTGATTTGA
- a CDS encoding ABC transporter ATP-binding protein, with protein MRSAALKLEAVGKRQPDSPESWLFAQIELQLEAGEFVAIRGESGLGKSTLLHIIAGLERKDAGEVTLCGQNVDKLNDDARTLLRRRQIGFVFQSFHLLPQLSARENIALPWRLNALPRRELRGRVEALAEQLGIARRLDALPRNLSGGEQQRVAVARALIHGPALILADEPTGSLDPERASEVLRLLGQMGTEAGAAVLMVTHSTKAAAIAQRQLEMRRDGLHPL; from the coding sequence ATGCGCTCCGCAGCCTTGAAGCTTGAAGCAGTAGGCAAACGCCAGCCGGATTCCCCGGAAAGCTGGCTCTTTGCGCAGATCGAACTGCAACTGGAGGCCGGCGAATTCGTCGCCATCCGTGGCGAGAGCGGCCTGGGCAAGAGCACCCTGCTGCATATCATCGCTGGTCTCGAACGCAAGGATGCCGGCGAGGTAACCCTGTGCGGACAGAACGTGGACAAACTGAACGATGATGCCCGCACCCTGCTGCGCCGGCGCCAGATTGGCTTCGTATTCCAGTCGTTTCACCTGCTGCCGCAGCTCTCGGCGCGGGAAAACATCGCCCTGCCCTGGCGTCTGAATGCCCTGCCACGGCGTGAGCTGCGCGGGCGCGTGGAGGCGCTGGCAGAGCAATTGGGTATCGCTCGACGCCTGGATGCCCTGCCCCGCAATCTCTCCGGCGGCGAACAGCAGCGGGTGGCGGTGGCGCGGGCACTGATTCATGGCCCGGCCCTGATACTGGCGGACGAGCCCACCGGTAGCCTCGACCCGGAGCGCGCCAGCGAGGTTCTCCGTCTTCTCGGTCAAATGGGTACCGAAGCCGGGGCGGCGGTCTTGATGGTCACCCATTCCACCAAGGCGGCAGCGATTGCCCAACGTCAACTGGAAATGCGTCGAGACGGCCTGCACCCTCTATGA
- the groL gene encoding chaperonin GroEL (60 kDa chaperone family; promotes refolding of misfolded polypeptides especially under stressful conditions; forms two stacked rings of heptamers to form a barrel-shaped 14mer; ends can be capped by GroES; misfolded proteins enter the barrel where they are refolded when GroES binds), protein MPAKQVAFAEHAREKMLRGVNVLADAVKVTLGPKGRNVVLDKSFGAPTITKDGVSVAKEIELADKFENMGAQMVKEVASQASDEAGDGTTTATVLAQAIIREGIKSVIAGMNPMDLKRGIDKAVIAVVEDLKKQSKPCKTQKEVAQVGTISANSDDSIGKIIAEAMEKVGNEGVITVEEGSGFENELDVVEGMQFDRGYISPYFVNNQDKMIAELENPYILLHDKKISNIRDMLPVLEGVAKGGRPLLIIAEDVEGEALATLVVNSMRGIIKVAAVKAPGFGDRRKAMLEDMAILTGGRVISEEIGMKLEGASLSDLGQAKKVVISKENTTIIDGAGQQKEIKARVEQIRRQMEEATSDYDREKLQERVAKLAGGVAVIKVGAGSEIEMKEKKARVEDALHATRAAVEEGIVPGGGVALIHSRQVLEKLKVDNHDQEMGVAIIRRAIEEPLRQIVANAGGEGSVVLNKVLEGKAGHGFNAATGEYGDMFEMGVIDPTKVTRTALQKASSVAGLMITTEAMITELPKKEDKGGAGADMGGMGGMGGMGDF, encoded by the coding sequence ATGCCTGCTAAACAAGTAGCTTTTGCTGAACACGCCCGCGAGAAGATGCTGCGCGGTGTCAACGTCCTGGCCGATGCGGTCAAGGTCACCCTGGGCCCGAAGGGCCGCAATGTGGTGCTCGACAAGTCCTTCGGCGCCCCCACCATCACCAAGGACGGCGTGTCCGTTGCCAAGGAAATCGAGCTGGCCGACAAGTTCGAGAACATGGGCGCGCAGATGGTGAAGGAAGTCGCTTCCCAGGCCTCCGACGAGGCCGGTGACGGCACCACCACCGCTACCGTGCTGGCCCAGGCCATCATCCGCGAGGGCATCAAGTCCGTCATCGCCGGCATGAACCCCATGGATCTGAAGCGCGGCATCGACAAGGCGGTCATCGCCGTGGTCGAAGACCTCAAGAAGCAGTCCAAGCCCTGCAAGACCCAGAAGGAAGTGGCCCAGGTGGGCACCATTTCCGCCAACTCCGACGACTCCATCGGCAAGATCATTGCCGAGGCCATGGAAAAGGTTGGTAACGAAGGCGTCATCACCGTCGAAGAAGGCTCCGGCTTCGAGAACGAGCTGGATGTGGTCGAAGGTATGCAGTTCGACCGCGGCTACATCTCGCCCTACTTCGTCAACAACCAGGACAAGATGATTGCCGAGCTGGAGAATCCCTACATCCTTCTCCACGACAAGAAGATCTCCAACATCCGCGACATGCTGCCGGTGCTGGAAGGCGTGGCCAAGGGTGGCCGTCCGCTGCTGATCATTGCCGAAGATGTCGAGGGCGAAGCCCTGGCGACTCTGGTGGTCAACAGCATGCGCGGCATCATCAAGGTTGCTGCGGTCAAGGCCCCCGGCTTTGGTGACCGTCGCAAGGCGATGCTGGAAGACATGGCGATCCTCACCGGTGGCCGCGTCATCTCCGAGGAAATCGGCATGAAGCTCGAAGGCGCCAGCCTCAGCGATCTCGGCCAGGCCAAGAAGGTGGTCATCAGCAAGGAAAACACCACCATCATCGACGGCGCTGGTCAGCAGAAAGAGATCAAGGCCCGGGTGGAGCAGATCCGTCGCCAGATGGAAGAAGCTACTTCCGACTACGATCGCGAGAAGCTGCAGGAGCGGGTTGCCAAGCTGGCGGGCGGCGTGGCCGTGATCAAGGTCGGCGCTGGCTCCGAGATCGAAATGAAGGAAAAGAAGGCGCGTGTGGAAGACGCCCTGCACGCGACCCGTGCGGCGGTCGAGGAAGGCATCGTCCCCGGCGGCGGTGTGGCCCTCATCCACTCCCGTCAGGTGCTGGAGAAGCTCAAGGTCGACAACCACGACCAGGAGATGGGCGTGGCCATCATCCGCCGTGCCATCGAGGAGCCCTTGCGGCAGATCGTTGCCAACGCCGGTGGCGAAGGCAGCGTCGTCCTCAACAAGGTACTGGAGGGCAAGGCTGGTCACGGCTTCAATGCCGCGACCGGTGAGTACGGCGACATGTTCGAGATGGGCGTCATCGACCCCACCAAGGTCACCCGTACGGCTCTGCAGAAGGCTTCCAGCGTGGCTGGCCTGATGATCACCACCGAGGCGATGATCACCGAACTGCCCAAGAAGGAAGACAAGGGTGGTGCTGGTGCCGACATGGGTGGTATGGGCGGCATGGGTGGCATGGGCGACTTCTAA